One part of the Polycyclovorans algicola TG408 genome encodes these proteins:
- a CDS encoding TonB-dependent receptor family protein, protein MKSIYVVCACALALSGLRAEAAAPTVMDQITVTGKAIEGASVTAAREEIQRAPGGVAVVGREAFEDRYALTLRDTLGRVPGVFAQPRFAEEVRLVIRGSGLGRNVHLGGVTLLQDGVPINLADGSGDFQEIDPAVIRHLEVYKGANGLVHGASSLGGAIVIETPTALTTEPYRFSVDGGSFETRRGNAQIARKGRGYDAFASVTLASAEGWRDNAFGRSVRGSGNLGIPLGQRGETRFYLAHNTIRQRLPGTRTRADALNDPRGTSDTNVANRAARDIESTRVSNRTTLAIGPGELALTGYIFDKALFHPLGFGIIDQTGQFFGGGVQYGVASGAHRTTVGVNLRDGDNDARLFAPLSGAGFAEQRSDNRERARHLSLYGQYEWAFVPDWTLISGVQVIRDTRDFTNRLNVGQSAAKTFDGVSPKLGVIFRPDEAHQLFANVSRSFEPPTFSELNQTNQPGNPGFVPLRAQKAWTTEVGARGDLGVLRYEISAYRAAVDDQLLGFSVDPAAGIPAATFNSDATVLQGVEAGASAPLWAHDAGYALAHQLAWTHNDFRFDDDRSYRKNRLAGVPRHLLVSELSLHTPIGITVRPQVEWSPSGMWVDFANTEKTPGYAVLNLSLSTELGQGLSAYIDGRNLLDRRYINSVSTSADFTALAPAQQAAFWPGEGRGIFVGLRWVPRT, encoded by the coding sequence GTGAAATCAATCTATGTTGTGTGCGCCTGCGCGCTGGCGCTTTCGGGCTTGCGTGCCGAGGCGGCGGCGCCCACGGTGATGGACCAGATCACCGTGACCGGCAAGGCCATCGAAGGCGCTTCGGTGACCGCGGCGCGGGAGGAGATTCAGCGTGCCCCCGGCGGCGTTGCCGTGGTCGGGCGCGAGGCCTTCGAGGACCGCTACGCGTTGACTCTCAGGGACACTTTGGGCCGGGTGCCGGGCGTGTTCGCCCAACCGCGTTTTGCCGAAGAGGTCCGACTGGTGATTCGCGGCTCCGGCCTCGGTCGTAATGTTCATCTCGGCGGCGTGACCTTGCTGCAGGACGGCGTGCCGATCAATCTGGCCGATGGCAGCGGCGACTTTCAGGAGATCGACCCGGCGGTGATTCGCCACCTTGAGGTCTACAAAGGGGCCAATGGCCTGGTACACGGCGCCAGCAGCCTTGGCGGTGCGATTGTCATCGAGACACCGACGGCGTTGACCACCGAGCCCTATCGCTTCAGCGTCGATGGTGGCAGTTTCGAAACCCGGCGTGGCAACGCGCAGATTGCCCGCAAGGGGCGGGGCTATGACGCATTCGCCAGCGTCACCCTCGCCAGCGCCGAAGGCTGGCGCGACAACGCCTTTGGGCGCAGTGTCCGAGGGTCGGGCAACCTCGGCATCCCGCTGGGTCAGCGCGGCGAGACACGCTTCTATCTGGCGCACAACACGATTCGTCAGCGGCTGCCGGGCACCCGAACCCGCGCGGACGCACTGAACGATCCGCGCGGCACGTCGGACACCAACGTTGCCAATCGGGCGGCACGCGACATCGAGTCCACCCGGGTCTCGAACCGCACCACGCTGGCCATCGGGCCCGGAGAGCTGGCGCTCACCGGCTACATCTTCGACAAGGCCCTGTTCCATCCGCTGGGCTTCGGCATCATCGATCAGACGGGTCAGTTTTTTGGCGGTGGCGTGCAGTACGGGGTTGCCTCCGGCGCGCACCGGACCACGGTCGGCGTCAACCTGCGCGACGGCGACAACGATGCGCGTCTCTTCGCGCCGCTGTCGGGCGCCGGCTTCGCCGAGCAGCGCAGCGACAACCGCGAGCGGGCCCGTCATCTGAGTCTTTACGGGCAGTATGAATGGGCCTTCGTACCGGACTGGACGCTGATCAGCGGCGTGCAGGTGATTCGCGACACACGCGATTTCACCAATCGCCTCAATGTGGGACAGAGCGCCGCCAAGACCTTCGACGGCGTGTCGCCAAAACTGGGGGTGATTTTCCGACCGGATGAGGCGCACCAACTGTTCGCCAATGTCAGCCGGAGCTTCGAGCCACCGACATTTTCAGAGCTCAACCAGACCAACCAGCCGGGCAACCCCGGCTTTGTGCCGCTGCGGGCGCAGAAAGCCTGGACGACGGAGGTCGGTGCCCGGGGTGACCTGGGTGTGCTTCGCTACGAGATCAGCGCTTATCGCGCAGCCGTGGACGACCAGTTGCTGGGTTTCAGCGTCGATCCGGCAGCCGGTATTCCGGCCGCCACCTTCAACAGCGACGCGACCGTGCTGCAGGGCGTCGAGGCCGGCGCCAGCGCGCCGTTGTGGGCGCACGATGCGGGCTACGCGTTGGCGCATCAGCTGGCCTGGACCCACAACGACTTCCGCTTCGACGACGATCGTAGCTACCGCAAGAACCGCCTGGCCGGGGTGCCCAGGCACCTGCTGGTCAGCGAGTTGAGCTTGCACACGCCCATCGGCATCACCGTGCGCCCGCAGGTGGAATGGAGCCCGTCCGGCATGTGGGTGGACTTTGCCAATACCGAAAAAACGCCTGGCTATGCGGTGCTCAACCTGAGCTTGAGCACCGAGCTGGGTCAGGGTCTCAGTGCGTATATCGACGGCAGAAACCTGCTGGACCGTCGTTACATCAACAGCGTCTCGACCTCGGCAGACTTCACCGCGTTGGCACCGGCGCAACAGGCGGCGTTCTGGCCCGGCGAAGGGCGCGGCATTTTCGTGGGTCTGCGCTGGGTGCCGCGCACATGA
- a CDS encoding PepSY domain-containing protein produces MMARHRHRRCSVWAAIAVIGWALSGLSHPLMTLLGPRAVTFQPPSPVLSLLADGWIDGLQHAGVDGVAGLRQVMLGHEVAVQLWVASDAPLLYAATPEGPFTDRDADYAIELARHYSGQTGAVTGTEHFTAHSTDYPEINRILPAWRVRFADGMEVEVSTAEDRLVGVTDVRRRLLGAVFRNVHTLAPLDGLPWLRVPLMGGLLFAVWVVAFAGLRMLWRRPAGRGLRRLHRWAGAALLLPLLAWTGTGALHLAHSALAPVAAPPIWGSIHPAALSSFRGVPTRRLWLHEGNPWVLNGDGHYQDGAVTLSPSALTQQVAGVKGEVSLVTAFAPDYGFVNRRLPVWRVTGADGQRQFVDLGQGRVVAQVSMLDRAELWTFNQIHKWQLFDGLERLGRDALMSAFATGLLVLAAVGLSLWARTRKRGAKA; encoded by the coding sequence ATGATGGCCCGCCACCGGCATCGCCGATGCTCGGTGTGGGCGGCCATCGCCGTCATCGGCTGGGCGCTGTCGGGACTGAGCCATCCATTGATGACCCTGCTGGGGCCGCGCGCGGTGACTTTTCAGCCGCCATCCCCGGTGCTCAGTCTGTTGGCCGACGGCTGGATTGACGGGCTGCAACACGCTGGCGTCGACGGTGTGGCTGGTCTGCGGCAGGTCATGCTGGGTCACGAGGTGGCGGTGCAGCTTTGGGTGGCGTCCGATGCGCCCCTGCTTTACGCGGCGACGCCCGAAGGCCCATTCACCGACCGCGATGCCGACTACGCCATCGAGCTTGCACGCCATTACAGCGGTCAGACGGGGGCGGTGACGGGCACTGAACATTTCACCGCCCATTCGACCGACTACCCCGAGATCAACCGCATCCTGCCGGCATGGCGGGTGCGTTTCGCCGACGGAATGGAGGTTGAGGTCAGCACGGCCGAGGATCGCTTGGTGGGCGTTACGGATGTCCGCAGGCGACTGTTAGGCGCCGTATTTCGCAACGTGCATACCCTGGCCCCGCTGGACGGATTGCCGTGGCTGCGCGTGCCGCTGATGGGCGGTTTGTTGTTTGCGGTATGGGTCGTGGCCTTTGCAGGGCTGCGAATGTTGTGGCGACGCCCTGCCGGTCGAGGCCTGCGACGCCTGCATCGCTGGGCCGGGGCGGCGCTGCTGTTGCCGTTGTTGGCGTGGACCGGAACCGGCGCCCTGCACTTGGCACACAGCGCTTTGGCGCCGGTCGCCGCGCCGCCGATTTGGGGCTCGATCCATCCAGCGGCCCTGTCGTCATTCAGGGGCGTGCCCACACGGCGGCTCTGGCTACACGAGGGCAACCCGTGGGTGCTGAACGGCGATGGTCACTACCAAGACGGCGCCGTAACGCTGAGCCCCAGTGCGCTGACCCAGCAAGTCGCGGGCGTCAAGGGTGAGGTCAGTCTGGTGACCGCATTTGCGCCGGACTACGGTTTCGTCAATCGCCGCTTGCCGGTGTGGCGGGTGACGGGTGCTGACGGCCAGCGGCAGTTTGTTGACTTGGGCCAGGGGCGGGTCGTAGCGCAGGTTTCAATGCTGGACCGTGCCGAGTTGTGGACCTTCAATCAGATTCACAAATGGCAGTTGTTCGACGGCCTGGAGCGCCTTGGGCGGGATGCCCTGATGAGCGCTTTCGCTACCGGCCTACTGGTCTTGGCGGCAGTGGGGCTGAGCCTCTGGGCACGCACCAGAAAAAGGGGCGCAAAGGCCTGA
- the gyrA gene encoding DNA gyrase subunit A, giving the protein MSEFAKEVLSVNLEDEMKRSYLDYAMSVIVGRALPDARDGLKPVHRRVLFAMKELGNDFNKPYKKSARVVGDVIGKYHPHGDSAVYDAIVRMAQPFSMRYVLVDGQGNFGSVDGDSPAAMRYTEIRMSKLSHELLADIDKETVDFQANYDGAEHEPVVLPTRVPLLLVNGSAGIAVGMATNIPPHNLTEVVNGCIALIDNPELTIPELMEFIPAPDFPTAGLMLDAHGVIDAYTTGRGRIVLRARTHLEPNGNDRQTIIVDELPYQVNKARLLEKIAELVKEKRLEGISELRDESDKDGTRMVIELKRGENPEVVLNNLYQNTQLQTVFGINMVALDQGQPKLLSLKSLLEIFLRHRREVVTRRTRYLVRKARERAHVLEGLTVALANIDDVIALIRRSPTGAEAKAGLMQRVWQPGPVLAMLERAGADVSRPIELAAEFGIIHGEQPDPGYRLSEAQAQAILDLRLQRLTGLEQDKIIEEFRTLLDAILDYLDILGSETRLLNVIREELEAVRDAFGDARRTEITDAALNIAREDLITPQDMVVTLSHAGYVKALPLEEYQAQKRGGRGKMATSMRDEDFVDRLWVAHSHDTLLCFSSRGRAYKLRVFELPAGSRGSRGKPFNNILPLEDGEKINVTLAIQSFQDANYVFMATRRGTVKKTPLEAFQNVRSSGIIAVDLRMDDELINVALTSGENDILLFSDAGRVIRFNEAGVRSMGRGATGVRGMRLIRAGGGNDAEEVVAVEEGDEAEAEDTSNTATDVQVIAMIVAESALDVLSVTSQGFGKRTPIDQFPLRGRGGQGVIAHSLNDKTGDLVSALVVDDTHEIMLITEFGTLIRTRASEVRVAGRNTQGVRIMKPDAGDRIVGIDRFAVEEEVIDDSDAADSVGNDAPETPASPEPDA; this is encoded by the coding sequence ATGAGTGAATTTGCCAAGGAGGTCTTGTCCGTCAATCTTGAGGACGAGATGAAACGCTCGTACCTCGATTACGCCATGAGCGTGATCGTGGGGCGCGCCCTTCCCGATGCGCGTGACGGCCTGAAACCCGTGCACCGCCGCGTGCTGTTTGCGATGAAAGAACTGGGCAACGACTTCAACAAGCCATACAAGAAGTCGGCGCGTGTGGTCGGTGACGTGATCGGTAAATACCACCCGCACGGCGACTCGGCGGTGTACGACGCCATCGTGCGCATGGCCCAGCCGTTCTCCATGCGCTACGTGCTGGTGGACGGGCAGGGCAATTTCGGCAGTGTCGACGGCGACTCGCCGGCCGCCATGCGCTACACCGAAATTCGCATGTCCAAGCTCTCGCACGAGCTGTTGGCCGACATCGACAAGGAGACCGTCGACTTCCAGGCCAACTACGACGGCGCCGAACACGAGCCCGTGGTGTTGCCGACGCGCGTGCCGCTGCTCTTGGTGAACGGCAGTGCCGGTATCGCGGTGGGTATGGCCACCAACATTCCGCCGCACAACCTGACCGAGGTGGTCAACGGCTGTATCGCGCTGATCGACAACCCGGAACTGACCATTCCCGAGTTGATGGAATTCATTCCGGCGCCAGACTTTCCCACCGCCGGCCTGATGCTTGACGCCCACGGCGTGATTGACGCCTACACCACCGGCCGTGGCCGTATCGTGCTGCGCGCCCGCACCCACCTTGAGCCCAACGGTAATGATCGCCAGACCATCATCGTCGATGAGCTTCCCTACCAGGTGAACAAGGCGCGGTTGCTGGAAAAGATTGCCGAGCTGGTCAAGGAAAAGCGTCTGGAAGGCATTTCCGAGCTGCGTGACGAGTCCGACAAGGACGGCACGCGCATGGTCATCGAGCTCAAGCGCGGTGAAAACCCCGAAGTCGTTCTCAACAACCTCTACCAGAACACCCAGTTGCAGACCGTGTTTGGCATCAACATGGTGGCGCTGGACCAGGGACAGCCCAAGCTGCTGTCGCTGAAGTCACTGCTGGAAATCTTCCTGCGCCATCGCCGTGAAGTGGTGACACGCCGGACGCGCTACCTGGTCCGAAAGGCCCGTGAACGCGCCCATGTGCTGGAAGGCCTTACAGTGGCACTGGCCAACATCGATGACGTGATCGCACTCATCCGCCGCTCTCCAACCGGGGCGGAAGCCAAGGCCGGACTGATGCAGCGCGTTTGGCAGCCCGGTCCAGTGTTGGCGATGCTGGAACGCGCCGGCGCCGACGTGTCGCGCCCGATCGAGTTGGCCGCGGAGTTCGGCATCATCCACGGTGAGCAGCCTGATCCGGGTTATCGCCTGTCAGAGGCCCAGGCCCAGGCCATTCTCGATCTGCGCTTACAGCGCCTGACCGGCTTGGAGCAGGACAAGATCATCGAGGAGTTCCGCACCTTGCTGGACGCCATCCTCGACTACCTCGACATTCTCGGTTCCGAAACGCGCCTGCTCAACGTCATTCGCGAAGAGCTGGAAGCGGTGCGTGATGCCTTTGGCGACGCCCGCCGCACCGAGATCACCGACGCGGCGCTCAACATTGCCCGCGAAGACCTGATCACCCCGCAGGACATGGTGGTCACGCTGTCGCACGCCGGGTACGTCAAGGCGTTGCCGCTTGAGGAATACCAAGCCCAGAAGCGCGGCGGCCGCGGCAAGATGGCCACCAGCATGCGCGATGAAGACTTCGTTGACCGCCTGTGGGTCGCGCATTCGCACGACACCCTGCTGTGCTTCAGCTCACGCGGTCGCGCCTACAAATTGCGGGTGTTCGAGTTGCCAGCCGGTTCGCGCGGCTCACGCGGCAAGCCGTTCAACAATATCCTGCCGCTGGAAGATGGCGAAAAAATCAACGTCACCCTGGCGATCCAGTCGTTCCAGGACGCCAACTACGTGTTCATGGCCACGCGCCGCGGTACGGTGAAGAAGACGCCGCTGGAAGCCTTCCAGAACGTGCGCAGCAGCGGCATCATCGCCGTTGATCTGCGCATGGATGACGAACTCATCAACGTGGCGCTGACCTCCGGCGAAAACGACATCCTGCTGTTCTCCGACGCCGGTCGCGTCATTCGCTTCAACGAAGCGGGCGTGCGCAGCATGGGTCGCGGCGCCACCGGCGTGCGCGGCATGCGATTGATTCGCGCGGGCGGCGGCAACGACGCCGAAGAAGTCGTGGCGGTTGAAGAAGGTGACGAGGCCGAGGCCGAAGACACCAGCAACACCGCGACTGATGTGCAGGTCATTGCCATGATCGTGGCCGAGTCGGCGTTGGATGTGTTGTCCGTCACCAGTCAGGGCTTCGGCAAACGCACGCCCATCGACCAGTTCCCGCTGCGCGGTCGCGGCGGCCAGGGCGTCATCGCCCACTCACTCAACGACAAGACCGGCGATCTGGTCAGCGCGTTGGTGGTCGATGACACCCACGAAATCATGCTGATCACCGAGTTCGGCACGCTGATCCGCACCCGCGCCTCCGAGGTACGAGTCGCCGGGCGTAACACCCAGGGCGTGCGCATCATGAAGCCCGACGCCGGTGACCGGATCGTGGGCATTGATCGCTTTGCCGTTGAGGAAGAGGTGATCGATGACAGCGACGCCGCTGATTCGGTGGGCAACGACGCTCCCGAGACACCGGCGAGCCCAGAACCCGACGCGTAA
- a CDS encoding crotonase/enoyl-CoA hydratase family protein gives MNPVTFRRRVRLAVDDGGIATVNLSRPEKHNGVDFPMIQALLDAARHVRRNSSIRAVILKGEGPSFCAGLDVKGVMRDKHRLLRVAFEMFSPVRNIFQRVNLVWRELPVPVVAVIHGNCFGAGLQLAAGADLRFATPDARLSIMEAKWGLVPDMGAMVTLRRLLKRDHLLDLMLTARVVEAAEAQRIGLVTEVHADPETAARGWLAQVLGRSPDAIDATKKLLNASEAASDHGALAAERKWQRRIMGRFNQRQAVSKHMGGAGGAYRPSRFRR, from the coding sequence ATGAACCCGGTTACCTTTCGGCGCCGGGTTCGGCTCGCGGTGGATGACGGGGGCATCGCCACTGTCAATCTTAGTCGCCCCGAGAAACATAACGGGGTCGACTTCCCGATGATCCAGGCGTTGCTGGATGCGGCCCGCCACGTGCGGCGCAACTCCAGCATTCGAGCGGTGATATTGAAGGGCGAGGGCCCCAGCTTCTGTGCGGGCCTCGACGTCAAGGGCGTGATGCGCGACAAGCACCGCCTGCTGCGCGTGGCCTTCGAAATGTTTTCGCCGGTGCGCAACATCTTCCAGCGGGTGAATCTGGTCTGGCGCGAACTGCCGGTGCCGGTGGTCGCCGTCATTCATGGCAACTGCTTTGGCGCCGGCCTGCAGCTGGCGGCGGGTGCCGACCTGCGCTTCGCGACGCCCGATGCCCGTCTGTCGATCATGGAAGCCAAGTGGGGGCTGGTGCCCGACATGGGCGCCATGGTCACGTTGCGGCGCCTGCTCAAGCGCGATCACCTGCTCGATCTGATGCTCACCGCCCGTGTGGTTGAAGCGGCGGAAGCCCAGCGAATCGGCTTGGTGACCGAGGTGCATGCCGATCCCGAGACGGCCGCGCGGGGGTGGCTGGCGCAGGTGCTTGGCCGCTCGCCCGATGCCATTGACGCGACGAAGAAGCTGCTCAATGCCTCGGAGGCGGCAAGCGATCACGGCGCGCTGGCGGCCGAACGCAAATGGCAGCGGCGCATCATGGGACGCTTCAATCAGCGACAAGCCGTCAGCAAGCACATGGGCGGTGCGGGCGGCGCATACCGACCCTCACGGTTCCGGCGATGA
- a CDS encoding GGDEF domain-containing protein, whose product MTTMLKNALAQVLQPIRFERPLESEFRVHFEQQGEVLRGQVWLVLLFGMAFLLAFHSLFLDLPDDVVPMTELAIGAVLIPAAMRGLSSAWSPLRAWSAPLYIGAALLDIVCLMWLRVVCLQAGHDVMPLMVPVGLLMSLIVVQIRFLILLPAVLGGLTFIVGVELWALETDTDQLFGIVAAVALALVGMSPAYEMERWNRQGWLRARRLNELACTDALTGLANRRHFDSMLQQTLRIAARERKTVALLVLDVDYFKSYNDHFGHPAGDACLQSIGGYLKGATRRPHDIAARLGGEEFAVIWFDAGPEDALRMAEALRAGIASLNMTPAPGRGKTVTASAGFVQIVAPPAGRPASDLAGELLNRADAALYEAKHAGRDQLKVSRTADPDAPHFASRPPVLHDDDLPEWSSASADAPGWGESFESTFRARFEAQGRSTRRLILVGLLGAIAMILILQKPVLQFDNEAAGRLGQATLLIGLLPATLLALLGNAWSRMFRLSAMLYIGAVWVILTVQMLSRSAQLAMGFDVVPLIMPASILLSLTVVQLRLPQMLPATLVGTFIVLGIELWAFELDTRRLLEVFTVLLMVVVTLRFAWLVERSARVSLEREQRLDALACTDALTGLANRHHFDDALRQTLRIAKRQRANVTLLMLDLDHFKSFNDHFGHPAGDACLRTVGRHLRGSMRRPHDFAARLGGEEFAAVWFDADPDRVRQLAERLRSGIADLQISAPPGVGAVVTASAGLAHAGDLPPGASLEALASELLERADRALYAAKRGGRDQLAAWNGGAMP is encoded by the coding sequence ATGACGACGATGCTGAAGAACGCGTTGGCACAGGTCCTGCAGCCGATCCGCTTCGAGCGCCCCTTGGAATCTGAGTTCCGCGTCCACTTCGAGCAGCAGGGCGAAGTGCTGCGTGGCCAGGTGTGGTTGGTACTGCTGTTCGGCATGGCTTTTCTGCTGGCCTTTCACAGTCTGTTTCTCGACTTGCCCGATGACGTGGTCCCGATGACCGAGTTGGCCATCGGCGCGGTGCTGATTCCGGCCGCCATGCGTGGCCTCAGCAGCGCCTGGAGTCCGCTGCGTGCCTGGTCAGCACCGCTTTACATTGGCGCGGCGCTGCTCGACATCGTCTGTCTGATGTGGCTGCGCGTCGTCTGCCTGCAGGCTGGCCACGACGTGATGCCGCTGATGGTGCCGGTCGGGCTGCTGATGAGCCTGATCGTGGTGCAGATTCGCTTTCTGATTCTGTTGCCAGCCGTGCTGGGCGGACTCACATTTATCGTCGGGGTCGAGCTTTGGGCGCTCGAAACCGATACCGATCAGCTGTTCGGCATCGTGGCGGCTGTTGCCCTGGCGCTGGTCGGGATGAGTCCAGCCTATGAGATGGAGCGTTGGAACCGCCAGGGCTGGTTGCGCGCGAGGCGGCTCAACGAGCTGGCTTGCACCGACGCGTTGACCGGTCTTGCCAACCGCCGACATTTCGACAGCATGCTGCAACAGACCCTCCGCATCGCTGCGCGCGAGCGCAAGACGGTTGCGCTGCTGGTGCTCGATGTTGATTATTTCAAGTCGTACAACGACCACTTTGGACACCCTGCAGGTGATGCCTGCCTGCAGTCGATTGGCGGTTACCTGAAAGGGGCCACTCGGCGTCCTCACGACATCGCCGCACGGTTGGGAGGTGAGGAGTTTGCCGTCATCTGGTTCGATGCCGGCCCCGAAGACGCCCTGCGCATGGCCGAGGCACTCAGGGCCGGCATCGCATCGCTGAACATGACCCCGGCCCCAGGGCGCGGCAAGACCGTGACCGCGTCGGCGGGCTTTGTTCAAATCGTCGCGCCGCCCGCAGGTCGGCCTGCCTCGGACCTCGCCGGCGAATTGCTGAACCGTGCCGATGCCGCGCTCTACGAGGCCAAGCACGCCGGCCGCGATCAGCTGAAGGTATCGCGGACAGCCGACCCCGACGCCCCCCACTTCGCATCGCGACCACCCGTGTTACACGATGACGATTTGCCCGAGTGGTCATCGGCATCGGCCGACGCACCCGGGTGGGGCGAATCGTTCGAGTCGACCTTTCGCGCCCGGTTCGAGGCCCAAGGCCGCAGCACCCGCCGACTGATTCTGGTCGGGTTGCTCGGCGCCATTGCGATGATCCTGATCCTGCAAAAGCCGGTGCTTCAGTTTGACAATGAGGCTGCCGGTCGACTGGGGCAGGCGACGCTGCTGATCGGGCTGCTCCCCGCCACGCTGTTGGCACTGCTGGGCAACGCCTGGTCGCGCATGTTTCGGCTTTCGGCCATGCTGTATATCGGCGCAGTGTGGGTGATCCTGACGGTCCAGATGTTGTCACGCTCGGCCCAGCTGGCGATGGGTTTCGATGTGGTGCCGCTGATCATGCCGGCATCGATTCTGCTCAGCCTCACCGTCGTGCAATTGCGACTGCCGCAGATGCTGCCAGCCACCCTGGTCGGCACGTTCATCGTTCTGGGGATCGAGTTATGGGCCTTCGAACTGGACACGCGTCGTCTGCTCGAAGTGTTCACCGTGCTGCTGATGGTCGTGGTGACCCTGCGCTTCGCGTGGTTGGTCGAGCGCTCGGCCCGCGTCAGTCTTGAGCGCGAGCAGCGGCTCGATGCGTTGGCCTGTACCGATGCGCTGACCGGGCTCGCCAATCGCCATCACTTCGACGATGCACTGCGGCAGACCCTGCGCATCGCAAAACGCCAGCGCGCCAATGTCACGCTGCTGATGCTCGACCTTGACCATTTCAAGTCCTTCAACGATCACTTTGGTCATCCGGCGGGCGACGCTTGTCTGCGCACCGTGGGACGGCACCTTCGGGGCAGCATGCGTCGTCCGCACGACTTCGCGGCGCGCCTCGGCGGTGAGGAGTTTGCCGCCGTGTGGTTTGACGCTGATCCAGATCGGGTCCGGCAGCTGGCTGAACGCCTGCGCAGCGGTATTGCGGACCTCCAGATCAGCGCGCCACCTGGCGTGGGCGCGGTGGTAACCGCCTCGGCCGGATTGGCGCATGCCGGAGATCTGCCGCCCGGCGCGTCGCTGGAGGCGCTGGCCAGTGAACTGTTAGAGCGCGCGGACCGGGCGCTTTATGCCGCGAAACGTGGCGGCCGTGATCAACTCGCGGCTTGGAATGGTGGGGCCATGCCCTAA
- a CDS encoding ribbon-helix-helix protein, CopG family has translation MNFSVHIDDETLARLQAAVARTGVTRNRLIVTAVQEWLSRNEARDWPDNLKAHFANPAPSLMDDTLDVQQWRQALPERDGGQW, from the coding sequence ATGAACTTCAGCGTTCACATCGATGACGAAACCTTGGCTCGCCTGCAGGCGGCCGTGGCACGTACCGGCGTGACCCGTAACCGGCTGATCGTCACCGCCGTGCAGGAATGGCTGTCACGCAACGAAGCGCGTGATTGGCCCGACAACCTGAAGGCGCATTTCGCAAATCCCGCACCGTCGTTGATGGACGACACGCTCGATGTCCAGCAGTGGCGTCAGGCCTTACCCGAGCGTGACGGCGGGCAATGGTGA
- a CDS encoding PIN domain-containing protein has product MVKVLLDAETVVAAIKGRLPVVMRLARLKPDDVAVSAVSRIEIEAALRSQPRRNNHHEPLLKSFFASVRQLDIDAVCAQQAATLGAYLHQAETPLAPFDLLLAATAVTHRRVLITPRTVVFLQVPQLDCENWLQS; this is encoded by the coding sequence ATGGTGAAGGTGCTGCTCGATGCTGAAACCGTGGTTGCCGCCATTAAAGGTCGGCTGCCGGTGGTGATGCGGCTTGCCCGGCTCAAGCCCGATGACGTGGCGGTGTCGGCGGTCTCGAGAATCGAGATCGAAGCCGCGCTGCGCAGTCAGCCCCGCCGGAACAATCACCACGAGCCGCTTTTGAAGAGCTTTTTCGCCAGCGTGCGGCAGCTCGACATCGACGCGGTCTGCGCCCAGCAAGCCGCAACGTTGGGCGCCTATCTACACCAGGCCGAAACGCCGCTGGCGCCGTTCGACCTGCTGTTGGCGGCCACCGCCGTTACCCATCGGCGCGTGCTGATCACGCCGCGCACGGTCGTTTTTCTGCAGGTTCCGCAGCTCGACTGCGAGAACTGGTTGCAGTCCTGA